Proteins found in one Coffea eugenioides isolate CCC68of chromosome 5, Ceug_1.0, whole genome shotgun sequence genomic segment:
- the LOC113770438 gene encoding heterodimeric geranylgeranyl pyrophosphate synthase small subunit, chloroplastic-like — protein MARALSTCNGRANLFGSSTSNLLSPSSVCYRPLVVRMSREQPYWANIEADVETHLKEAIPIRHPVSVFEPMHHLAFAAPRTTAPALCIAACELVGGHRSQAMAAASAIQLMHAAASAHERLPLTDRTRPKTKPATERKFGPNIELLTGDGIVPFGFLLLADSLDSAQNNPDRVLRVMTEIARATGSQGVVDGQFREFIISQSDEEEAVDASSIEYVSRKKEGELHACAAACGAILGGGSEAEIEKLRSYGLYAGTIQGMLFGIGRNQKGVREMVENLRALALKEVESFKNREIEAISSLVEPELSFV, from the coding sequence GTCCTCCACATCAAATCTTCTTAGCCCTTCGTCAGTATGCTACAGGCCTCTGGTGGTCAGAATGTCCCGAGAGCAACCTTACTGGGCAAATATCGAAGCGGACGTCGAAACACATCTAAAGGAAGCCATCCCAATCCGGCATCCGGTTTCGGTCTTCGAGCCCATGCATCATCTAGCCTTTGCAGCGCCGAGAACCACAGCCCCGGCCCTGTGCATTGCTGCTTGTGAACTCGTCGGCGGCCACCGGAGCCAGGCCATGGCTGCGGCGTCTGCTATTCAGCTCATGCATGCAGCTGCGTCTGCTCACGAGCGGCTTCCCTTGACCGACAGGACCAGGCCCAAGACCAAGCCCGCAACGGAACGTAAGTTCGGCCCCAATATTGAGCTCCTGACCGGGGACGGAATCGTGCCATTTGGGTTCTTGCTGCTGGCTGATTCGCTGGATTCAGCCCAAAACAATCCGGATCGGGTGTTGAGGGTAATGACCGAAATCGCCCGGGCCACAGGATCGCAGGGGGTGGTGGATGGCCAATTCAGGGAATTCATCATCAGCCAATCGGATGAGGAAGAGGCGGTCGATGCGAGCTCGATTGAGTATGTGAGCAGGAAGAAAGAAGGTGAACTGCATGCTTGTGCTGCAGCTTGTGGAGCAATATTAGGAGGCGGCAGCGAGGCAGAAATCGAGAAGTTGAGAAGCTATGGACTCTATGCCGGAACCATACAAGGAATGCTATTTGGGATTGGAAGAAATCAAAAGGGAGTGCGAGAAATGGTGGAAAATTTGAGAGCACTGGCCCTGAAAGAAGTGGAGAGTTTCAAGAACAGAGAAATTGAGGCAATTTCTAGCTTGGTGGAGCCTGAACTCAGCTTCGTCTAG